From one Plasmodium knowlesi strain H genome assembly, chromosome: 11 genomic stretch:
- a CDS encoding NLI interacting factor-like phosphatase, putative, whose product MNSLRGNARGGARGSVRGNTRGSLRGGVRGNARSSQVNMYNDMNEGNSDYDRGVTMHTLDPLTSTTYQSNNTSSANAATSISNDASTASNHMMGSLRNNVYSNSNTSGGSPNGSGLSTDKSSNFSQYKDGFLDNTEASQMKNKNFNKRVGKNLKVNGINLGGVANNPVNANKNAKGYRNRLNPFSKTSMKHGQINQNPGWDDRVNVGTIGGDDREEEKEVDNHEVQQRQGSSLYGRNNQLSHIAQQNVQNQYGIRSEFYHSNDNAENEEGGNMSAPNEDFYGDTLGDGFHDDAQERRNQGVHKPHSRNLYESRKLGKNNLFVNVGIDGEDNDVVNHLGDARDLDAGEPNRANNNPLLSLSSGEEMENMNNQNMVIDKVHQNSNIHMTRNDKNNGTMNYTNVGKKRKNVKFDNSTFQKQKQKKNYYKTFNDSLKRYNNNSLKIMNAGIKKGGNSSFYGIPEDEKGLLDINIRVNTLADQVQSHGNDGDVMDTENKSNISPNNTAPNNSAPSATAGGTKTVSRNNHFSNFYPSMKKKPFNNMTFSLNKYLNSYVNFDRIKNKRMNNEKVINKRSSTVTAAMGARNDADMCDSTLVNPGQNFDDRNTSDQNGNESFTTYKAGSSEFAQMGNPNGGNLSELNALAKNLNLELLKNLRNSLQNEMSRNGGNKDNSKVKSNCPSYIECLSEVSEISDEEGGDESDKERDDSAQLGRDKNTFTQWTNNMAEAESARGMGEANGTSASHAANRGVTHGYALNQGPYGKTDLIQSLYSLYNNDKGADANSNVKEEISAEQPGGKSFQGGVESSDNYHHYGDNHSVEQTESTTGKKGTSFGSPNNVEMNELGEENEEEEEETEPFEQMRNEDLFINSYMPYPPEKYSSMYELHEIKILSPHILKTKFQKDGKSSYHSSLKDGKLILLLDLDNTLLQATSFAKFNMELPLENFVDENGEPELYKFFLPYYNFFYYLKFRPYVRQFLQILSLYYELSIYTNATREYADVVIAILDPDRTLFADRIVARCNSADREENKNFSKIYPNVDSKYVIAFDDRKDVWTDIPHSNILKAEHYNFFELSKYDIISHFKEPSTCKKRFVDMDMHLHFMTKVLLKLHKHFFERPLEVNVGKLMDEIMLSTLSNVGVYFTGFRKNSKNSQHVLSSDCEDRQKEIALELGAKIYTNYDMPGVTHIIAAKNCTDNLIKSKNANYNHIQKVHTLWLYHCRGTLQSGDSAFFDADELCKIYNNKPPLHPKKDHWFFGNKDEMRKQDDNSECIKIENLKSRIFLGTGEYTNDAVICSPLEQINIKWIEKEVKLRQIYDTPGGATSSSPVGATTDAQQRDKDAMRERTPHSEMSPLGEHMDEDDNFTYENGNVEEEEDEEEEEIEEAQGEDINLGTS is encoded by the coding sequence ATGAACAGTTTGAGAGGGAATGCAAGAGGTGGTGCGAGGGGAAGTGTGAGAGGCAATACGAGGGGTAGCCTAAGGGGCGGCGTCAGAGGAAACGCAAGGAGCAGTCAAGTTAATATGTACAACGATATGAACGAAGGAAATAGCGACTACGATCGAGGGGTAACTATGCACACCCTTGATCCTTTGACTAGTACCACTTACCAATCAAACAACACCAGTAGCGCAAATGCGGCTACTAGCATTTCAAATGACGCAAGCACCGCTAGTAATCACATGATGGGTTCTCTAAGGAACAACGTCTACAGTAACAGTAATACCAGTGGAGGTAGTCCGAACGGTAGCGGTCTCTCCACTGATAAGTCAAGTAACTTTTCCCAATATAAGGATGGCTTCCTGGACAACACGGAGGCTAGccaaatgaagaacaaaaattttaacaaaagaGTCGGAAAAAACTTAAAAGTGAATGGTATAAACCTTGGCGGAGTTGCCAACAATCCCGTTAACGCTAATAAGAACGCAAAGGGATATAGAAATCGTTTAAATCCTTTTAGCAAAACTTCCATGAAACATGGGCAGATTAACCAAAATCCTGGGTGGGACGATAGGGTCAATGTTGGCACGATTGGCGGGGATGATcgagaagaagagaaggaagtagACAACCACGAGGTTCAGCAGCGACAAGGGTCCTCCCTCTATGGCCGCAATAACCAGCTCTCCCATATTGCGCaacaaaatgtgcaaaaccAGTATGGCATACGGAGTGAGTTTTACCATTCAAATGACAATGcggaaaatgaagagggaGGGAACATGTCTGCTCCAAATGAAGACTTCTATGGTGACACGCTAGGAGATGGGTTCCATGACGATGCccaagaaagaagaaaccaAGGGGTACATAAACCGCACTCCAGAAATTTATACGAAAGTAGAAAATTAGGAAAGAACAATTTGTTTGTCAACGTAGGCATTGATGGTGAAGACAATGATGTGGTGAATCATCTGGGGGATGCTAGGGATCTGGATGCTGGAGAACCCAACAGGGCGAATAACAATCCACTTTTGAGTTTATCGAGCGgtgaagaaatggaaaatatgaacaaccAAAATATGGTGATAGACAAAGTACACCAAAATAGCAACATACACATGACCAGAAACGACAAAAATAATGGCACCATGAACTATACCAATgtcgggaaaaaaagaaaaaatgtaaagttCGATAACAGCACGTTTCAAAagcagaaacaaaaaaaaaattattataagaCATTTAACGATTCTTTAAAAAGGTATAACAATAACTCgctaaaaattatgaatgcaggtataaaaaagggaggcaaTTCGTCCTTTTATGGAATTCcggaagatgaaaaagggCTCCTGGATATTAACATCCGTGTGAATACACTTGCCGATCAGGTGCAGTCCCATGGCAATGACGGCGATGTAATGGACACCGAAAATAAAAGCAACATTTCACCAAATAACACCGCACCAAATAACAGTGCACCGAGCGCTACCGCCGGGGGAACTAAGACGGTCAGCCGAAACAACCACTTCAGTAACTTCTATCCAAGCATGAAGAAAAAACCGTTTAACAACATGACCTTCTCGCTTAACAAGTATCTGAACTCTTATGTAAACTTTGACCGgattaaaaacaaaagaatgAACAATGAAAAGGTAATAAACAAAAGAAGCAGCACAGTTACAGCGGCGATGGGCGCTAGGAATGATGCGGATATGTGTGATAGCACCTTGGTTAACCCGGGACAGAATTTTGATGATCGAAACACCTCAGATCAGAATGGGAATGAATCCTTTACTACTTACAAAGCTGGGTCCAGCGAATTCGCCCAGATGGGAAACCCCAACGGGGGGAACCTCTCCGAATTGAATGCCCTCGCCAAGAACCTCAACTTGGAGCTACTAAAAAATTTGAGAAACAGCCTACAAAATGAGATGAGCCGGAATGGAGGCAATAAGGATAACTCCAAGGTTAAGAGCAACTGTCCAAGTTATATCGAGTGCCTCAGCGAGGTGTCTGAAATTAGTGATGAAGAAGGGGGAGATGAAAGTGATAAGGAGAGGGATGACAGTGCCCAATTGGGAAGGGATAAAAACACCTTTACCCAGTGGACTAATAACATGGCCGAAGCGGAATCGGCAAGGGGGATGGGTGAGGCCAACGGAACCTCTGCTTCACACGCTGCTAACAGAGGGGTAACACATGGGTATGCCTTAAACCAGGGTCCTTATGGCAAGACGGACCTAATACAGAGTCTATATAGCCTGTACAACAATGATAAGGGAGCGGATGCAAATTCaaatgtgaaggaagaaattagtGCTGAACAACCAGGTGGGAAATCATTTCAAGGTGGAGTTGAATCGAGCGATAATTATCACCACTATGGGGATAATCATTCTGTCGAACAAACGGAGAGTACAAcaggcaaaaaaggaacctcATTTGGAAGCCCCAATAATGTCGAAATGAACGAATTgggagaagaaaacgaagaagaggaagaagaaacggAACCGTTTGAACAAATGAGAAACGAAGATTTGTTTATTAACTCATATATGCCATATCCTCCAGAAAAATACAGTAGTATGTACGAGCTGcacgaaataaaaattttatctcCTCATATATTAAAGACAAAATTTCagaaagatggaaaaagcaGTTATCATTCTTCCCTAAAGGATGGGAAGCTAATTCTGCTACTTGACCTCGATAACACATTACTACAAGCTACATCCTTTGCAAAATTTAACATGGAATTACCTTTAGAAAATTTTGTtgatgaaaatggagaaccCGAATTGTATAAATTCTTCCTACCGTattataactttttttattacttaaAATTTAGACCCTATGTACGTCAGTTTTTGCAAATTCTATCCCTGTACTATGAGCTCTCCATTTATACCAATGCGACTAGAGAGTATGCAGATGTAGTTATCGCTATTTTGGACCCGGATAGAACCTTGTTTGCTGATAGAATAGTTGCTAGATGTAATTCTGCTGAtagggaggaaaataaaaatttttccaaaatataTCCTAATGTAGACTCCAAGTATGTTATTGCTTTTGATGATCGAAAAGATGTTTGGACAGACATTCCCCACTCAAATATTCTAAAAGCAGAacattataattttttcgaaCTAAGTAAATATGATAtaatttctcattttaaaGAACCCAGTACATGTAAGAAAAGGTTCGTTGATATGGATATGCATCTCCATTTCATGACTAAAGTTCTCCTCAAATTacataaacattttttcgaaAGACCACTGGAGGTAAATGTTGGAAAACTCATGGATGAAATTATGTTAAGTACATTAAGCAATGTTGGAGTATATTTTACAGGCTTTAGAAAAAACTCCAAAAATTCGCAGCATGTACTTTCATCAGATTGTGAAGATAGGCAAAAAGAAATAGCCTTGGAATTAGGTGCAAAAATTTATACAAACTATGACATGCCTGGGGTTACACATATTATTGCAGCTAAAAATTGCACTgataatttaataaaatcaAAGAATGCCAATTATAATCATATACAGAAAGTCCACACTCTGTGGCTTTACCATTGTAGGGGTACTTTGCAAAGTGGAGACTCTGCCTTTTTTGATGCCGATGAGTTGTGTAAAATTTACAATAACAAACCGCCTCTGCACCCTAAAAAGGATCACTGGTTTTTTGGAAATAAAGACGAAATGAGAAAGCAAGATGATAATAGTGAATgcataaaaatagaaaatctTAAATCTAGAATTTTTTTGGGTACAGGTGAATATACGAACGATGCAGTTATATGCTCGCCGCTCGAACAGATCAACATTAAGTGGATTGAAAAGGAAGTCAAGTTAAGGCAAATTTATGATACACCTGGTGGtgctacttcttcttcccctgttGGGGCAACAACAGATGCACAACAGCGCGACAAGGACGCAATGCGCGAGAGGACCCCGCACAGTGAAATGAGTCCCCTTGGAGAACACATGGACGAGGATGACAATTTTACCTATGAAAATGGCAAcgtggaggaggaagaagatgaagaagaagaagagatagAGGAAGCACAAGGCGAAGACATTAACTTGGGTACCAGCTAG
- a CDS encoding PhIL1 interacting protein PIP1, putative, producing MIRLSERMYRNNRRMSQPDKKYITVYYCRNSGRNQGKDKKKIQETNKGYVTIEITRMNQRIHPYRKAENQLIFRKRCSKSGKWSRSASSVDNSIDRARDRGKDSLASFINSFLNENSKWNWTKILRDLVHDTKNRINEKINAFLKVCVLSADYFPNEWPENDDTMTMMMGGGPTGSVSYFNAERAKMLLESASVYDRKCTTEGITTQGRFSAPSCPPINRDCFGYANANGVYNNAGVRNNYCAQNMTNLNSFNRPLFNHNLWGQSDFFPIHNLGDNSYLPQNWGTPYLHTHAAPSKKKNVKNFYISVINKKTNVKEVRKISLMEICTSPYLFLCQGFLSDLESYLALKHCLLYLKKNETELSQVNMNLFSSLVDVDEVNFLEEGVSKSILRHTIKRLTTLFKIPTDDIKSLEFCLYIKGSQQMETLNFTGQSIYRYFILIFLSGQEENFVEFPQSGLKIMTIIGNCVICECFGVRNYSNPIADFNLNNTSFKFNLSEEKLFFLKVNLRENVDLQQLLVEEMGDVATGDKSLPRTATFAELSCASSPNATYSYNYFPPHSHVTSSRVNLTSVGSNPVTNPFSCVQQSVDTINKEIMQMNMNSMRNLYLKTKTAKNCAAPFVVPVSQFSQYQMGDNSPKSTNQTYVACEK from the exons ATGATAAGGCTATCCGAGAGAATGTATAGGAATAACCGCAGAATGAGCCAACCGGACAAAAAGTACATCACCGTGTACTACTGCAGAAATAGTGGAAGGAACCAaggaaaggacaaaaagaaaatacaagAAACAAACAAGGGATACGTTACGATAGAAATAACTAGGATGAACCAAAGGATACATCCCTATAGAAAGGCAGAAAATCAGCTTATTTTTCGAAAGAGGTGTTCGAAAAGTGGCAAGTGGAGTAGAAGTGCAAGTAGCGTGGATAACAGCATCGACCGAGCTAGGGACCGCGGGAAGGACTCCCTGGCCAGCTTCATAAACTCCTTTTTGAATGAAAACTCAAAGTGGAACTGGACGAAAATATTACGCGACTTGGTGCATGACACAAAAAACAGAATcaacgaaaaaattaacgcTTTCCTAAAAGTGTGCGTTTTAAGTGCAGATTATTTCCCCAATGAGTGGCCGGAAAATGATGACACGATGACAATGATGATGGGTGGGGGACCAACTGGATCTGTGAGCTACTTCAACGCAGAGCGCGCAAAAATGCTACTCGAGTCTGCATCTGTGTATGATAGAAAATGCACCACTGAGGGGATTACAACCCAGGGGAGGTTCTCTGCACCGAGTTGTCCACCAATAAATAGAGACTGCTTCGGATACGCTAATGCTAACGGAGTTTATAACAATGCAGGGGTAAGGAACAACTACTGTGCACAGAACATGACAAACCTTAATAGCTTCAACCGACCACTTTTTAACCACAACTTATGGGGTCAGTCGGATTTTTTCCCCATCCACAACTTGGGTGATAATTCGTATTTACCGCAAAATTGGGGAACCCCCTACTTGCACACACATGCTGCtccttcgaaaaaaaaaaatgtaaaaaacttttacatttctgtgattaacaaaaaaacgaatgtAAAGGAAGTGAGAAAGATTAGCCTGATGGAAATTTGCACTTCTCCCTACCTGTTCCTGTGCCAAGGATTTCTCTCAGACTTGGAGAGCTACTTGGCCTTGAAGCACTGTCTTTTGTATCTTAAG AAAAACGAAACAGAGCTGTCGCAGGTCAACATGAACTTGTTCTCCTCCCTGGTAGATGTCGATGAAGTCAACTTCCTGGAAGAAGGTGTGTCCAAATCCATCCTAAGACACACCATCAAAAGACTCACCACTTTGTTTAAAATTCCAACAGATGACATAAAATCGCTTGAGTTCTGTCTGTACATAAAAGGTAGCCAACAGATGGAGACTCTAAATTTCACTGGACAGAGTATTTACagatatttcattttaatatttttaagcgGCCAAGAGGAGAACTTTGTGGAGTTCCCCCAGAGTGGACTCAAAATTATGACGATCATTGGCAACTGCGTGATATGTGAATGCTTTGGGGTGAGGAATTATTCAAATCCGATTGCCGACTTCAATCTAAACAACACTAGCTTCAAATTCAATCTCTCAGAAGAGAAACTATTTTTCCTAAAAGTTAACCTCAGGGAAAACGTAGATTTGCAGCAATTGTTAGTAGAAGAAATGGGTGATGTCGCAACAGGTGATAAGTCTCTTCCCAGAACCGCCACATTTGCAGAATTGTCCTGTGCAAGCTCCCCTAATGCTACTTATTCTTATAATTATTTCCCTCCTCATAGCCATGTTACCTCCAGCCGTGTGAACCTTACTAGCGTCGGCTCTAACCCGGTGACCAATCCATTTTCGTGTGTTCAGCAGAGCGTGGACACCATTAACAAAGAGATAATGCAGATGAACATGAACAGTATGCGCAACTTATACTTAAAGACGAAGACTGCTAAAAATTGCGCAGCCCCCTTTGTCGTGCCCGTTTCGCAGTTTTCACAGTACCAAATGGGAGATAACTCCCCCAAAAGTACTAACCAAACATATGTTGCGTGTGAAAAATGA
- a CDS encoding serine/threonine protein phosphatase 5, putative has product MKNAEGMYNESRSEEERIQGSTYHGKSLNEMGRKPCGSQVSTDDNVSNGAGSHEDTDSKDRGLDQNDESDLPGEDSPQEQGNSEEAAKEEDPTVEESTEGSTNVDAPQTGDTPSEDAKKNISIELLKICDALKNLGNKYFKENNYLTSLKYYTEAIDLIKKVYEVNDPVCMDVLNNLSVEALSNEISIEEEDMKLLQEFYLNSGMNKKSEFISVKETDMHIYYTNRSFCHMKLENYGSSIEDIDEALKINPLYAKAYYRKGCSFLMLSDLKSASDCFQKVLKLTKDKNSEIKLKQCKKLLFEQQFQKAIELEQKLPYYETVVLDSLKIENVKAPIYDRNNLSIDFLQKVAEYISVPNQRLNKKCVCAIILDVIKLLKELPTLVRLNLQEDETLTICGDIHGQFYDLLNIMKINGYPSETNSYLFNGDFVDRGSFSVEVIIFLFLAKLTFPNNVHLTRGNHETDNMNKLYGFLGELQEKYDEKMHALFSDSFKFLPLAYVLNDTIFICHGGIPSKTDTTLEDIEKIDRNTEPMDEGIMTDLLWSDPNEEKGFKPSKRGIGFSFGTDITESFLKRNNLSLIIRSHEVRDEGYSIEQNGMLYTVFSAPNYCDIMKNKGAFLKFKGRSVKPNCVTFTEVKHPNVPSLKYAHNLYQNI; this is encoded by the coding sequence atgaaaaacgCGGAAGGTATGTACAACGAGAGCCGAAGCGAGGAAGAGAGAATCCAGGGTAGCACATATCATGGGAAAAGCTTGAATGAGATGGGGAGGAAGCCTTGCGGGTCCCAAGTGAGCACCGATGATAATGTTTCTAACGGAGCGGGATCGCACGAGGACACCGATTCCAAGGATAGGGGCTTGGACCAAAATGACGAGTCAGACTTGCCAGGGGAAGACTCACCCCAGGAACAGGGCAATTCCGAAGAGGCGGCTAAAGAAGAGGATCCTACTGTGGAGGAATCCACGGAAGGAAGTACTAATGTGGATGCCCCGCAAACGGGGGACACCCCTTCCGAGGATGCCAAGAAAAACATCAGCATCGAGCTGCTGAAAATATGTGACGCCCTGAAAAACCTGGGCAACAAGTATTTCAAAGAGAACAACTATTTGACATCTCTTAAGTACTACACAGAAGCGATCGATTTGATAAAGAAGGTGTACGAGGTTAACGATCCTGTTTGTATGGATGTACTTAACAATTTAAGTGTGGAAGCTCTGTCAAATGAAATCTCCATAGAAGAGGAGGACATGAAATTGTTACAAGAATTCTACCTGAACAGTggtatgaacaaaaaaagtgaatttaTTAGCGTGAAAGAAACagacatgcatatatactaTACAAATAGATCCTTTTGCCACATGAAATTAGAAAATTACGGCTCTTCCATAGAAGACATTGATGAAGCTCTAAAAATTAATCCCCTCTATGCAAAGGCCTACTACAGAAAGGGCTGCTCCTTCCTAATGCTATCAGATTTGAAGAGCGCATCTGACTGCTTCCAGAAGGTGTTAAAACTGACTAAGGATAAAAACtcagaaataaaattaaagcaatgtaaaaaattactaTTTGAGCAACAGTTCCAAAAGGCCATTGAGTTAGAGCAAAAGTTGCCCTACTACGAAACGGTGGTGTTGGACTCTctgaaaattgaaaatgtgaaagCCCCCATTTATGACAGAAACAATTTAAGTATCGATTTTCTGCAAAAAGTTGCAGAATACATAAGTGTGCCCAATCAAAGATTAAATAAGAAATGTGTTTGTGCTATCATCCTGGACGTTATTAAATTGCTGAAGGAATTACCCACATTAGTGCGCCTAAATTTACAGGAAGATGAAACGCTAACCATATGTGGAGATATCCATGGCCAATTTTACGATCTCCTTAAtattatgaaaataaatggCTACCCATCGGAAACGAATTCCTACTTGTTTAATGGGGACTTTGTTGATAGAGGAAGTTTCTCTGTTGAagttattatatttttattcctcgcCAAATTAACCTTCCCTAATAATGTACATTTGACTAGAGGAAATCATGAAACGGATAATATGAACAAGTTGTATGGATTTTTAGGAGAgttacaagaaaaatatgatgagAAGATGCACGCGCTTTTTTCCGATTCGTTTAAATTTTTACCCCTAGCTTATGTACTCAATGAcaccatttttatttgccaCGGGGGAATCCCCAGCAAAACTGACACCACATTGGAGgacattgaaaaaattgacaGAAATACAGAGCCCATGGATGAAGGCATCATGACCGATTTGTTATGGTCAGacccaaatgaagaaaaaggatttaagCCTTCCAAAAGGGGAATTGGATTTTCCTTTGGCACTGACATTACCGAAAGCTTCCTCAAAAGGAATAACCTGAGTCTCATAATTAGGTCACACGAAGTCAGGGATGAAGGCTACTCGATTGAGCAGAACGGTATGCTCTACACCGTTTTTAGTGCCCCTAACTACTGCGATATTATGAAGAACAAGGGCGCGTTCCTGAAGTTCAAGGGGCGGTCTGTCAAGCCCAACTGTGTCACCTTCACGGAGGTAAAGCACCCCAATGTGCCATCACTCAAGTACGCGCACAATTTATACCAGAATATTTAG